In Saccharomyces paradoxus chromosome VIII, complete sequence, the genomic window AATTACTCATAGGCCCGGAATTgatttttgtaaaaagtTGCTCGCTTTATTGCCGGATTCCATGGAATGTGTTTTACTGGCAGATTCCGGGTCTATTTCTGTTGATATTGCAATGAAGATGGCTCTGAGATACTACCATTCACTGGGGGATACATCgaaaaaaaggtttttGACAATTAAAAAGGGCTACCACGGTGATGCGTTTGGAGCCGTGTCAGTTTGCGATCCCGTCAATTCAAGGCATAGTACTTATAACGGATTTGTCGCTGAAAACATATTCTGCAAAGCTCCAGAAGTCCGCTTTGATTGTCGTGAAAAGGACGTTGAGAAACTGGTTGAGGAACTCGACGTAAAACCATTTGCTAAGATTATTCATAAACGCCATAGTGAAATTTCTGGTGTTGTGATGGAGAGCATAGTGCAGGGTGCTGGTGGTCTAAGAATGTATCATCCATACTTCTTGAAACGTGTTCGTGAGCTTTGCAACGAattcaatattttgctAATCCTTGACGAAGTCGCAGTAGGGCTTGGAAGAACCGGTATGCTCTTTGGGTTTGAGCATGCAGGGATAGTGCCAGACATAGTCTGTTTAGGTAAGACTTTGACGGCCGGGTATTTGACATTATCTGCAACAGTTACCACCAGAAAGATTGGTGATCAGATCTCTAGTGGACCTGAGGGCTGCTTCATGCACGGACAAACCTATATGGCCAATCCGTTAGCATGCGCTGTTGCAAGTGAAAACTTGTCGATTTTGATGGAAGGTAAATGGAAATCTCAAGTTAGACAAATAGAAGCgcagttgaaaaatgagCTTTTGCCTTTACTGGAACACCCCATCGTAGCTGATGTGAGGATCCTAGGGGCTATAGGTGTTGTCGAGGTTACGAAACGTGTGAACGTCGAAGTCTTGCAAGAGCGGTTTATCAAGGCAGGAGCATGGATTAGACCCTTCGGTAACATAATCTATATTCTGCCTCCATATGTAATTACCTCTGAAGAGCTGACCATCTTGACAGAAGCTATCCAATCCGTTCTTGACTTTATTTAGCTTagttttgagaaaaaacCAGGTAAGCTTAaggtatataaaaaagtaCATAAGAGAAAGTAgaatgtcatttttttaagcattatttttaagacACCTTCAGCCGCGCGGCGCGTCAGAAGAATCATACGTCTATGACTTCACCAAAGGCAACGACTGACATTCGTTTTTGTGAGAGGCCACCTGCGGTTAACGTTGTTGCTGATGACTCATGGATTGGGAAGGAGACATCATTCGTAGActaatttttgaacaacTGTAAATCCGTAGTCAGGACCCAACAatccaatttttctaaGCCCAATGTAGATTTAAACATGAATGCAACCATAAGTCCAACCGGATGCAACTGGATGCAACCTTATGCAACCGTAGACGCAAACATTTTTGTATACGTTATACTCAACGGAGAGCTCAAACTTGTGACCAGCTTCAATATGGCAATTTTTACTCAAATTACCTCGGAAGAAGGTGGCCTGCTATACTTTTAGAAACGTATATAAAAACCGTCACCTCATGAAAATTActggatgaaaaaagaagaggcaTGTGGCAATCCTTATTCTTCTAATAATTGCAGTTTAAAACAATATCAAACACTTGGCACAATGAATACGAAATCACTTCACTTTTATGAACCATTCGAAATTGATGGTCAAAGATACATTAAAATGACTGAGAGGGAAGACCTTGGCGTATATGAGCCTGGACTAACACAGGATGCATTCACTGCCAAGGACAAGTATGATTACAAAGGAATCATAGAAAATCTGGAAAAATATGGGCTCTGTGTAGTCCCAAACTTCATAAAACCATCCAAATGTGATCAGATATTGGAGGAGCTTGGTCCCCATTTCTACAGGCACGACGCATGGCAAGGTTCGCCATTCCCAAAGGAAACTACGGTAGTGACAAGGGCGGTCCTCCACTCGCCTACCGTCTTGAAGGATGTTGTATCCGACCGTCTATTTTGCGACATGGCAaaccattttttaaatgaGCAAAATTACTTCATGACCGGAAATGTCATTAGGAAGTGTTCAAGTGGTATTCAGCTGAACTCTGGTATTGTCTACAAGGTTGGTGCTGGCGCTGGTGACCAGGGCTATCATCGAGAAGACCACATCCATCATACCATCCACCAAGCATGTGACCATTTCCAATATGGAAAGGAAACGCTACTTGGAGTAGGGGTGGCTTTTACAGATATGAACAAAGCTAACGGAGCCACACGTGTAATCATTGGTTCACATTTGTGGGGTCCACACGATTCGTGTGGGAGGTTTGACAAGAGGATGGAGTTTCATGTAAATGCTAGAAAGGGCGACGCGGTTTTATTCTTGGGGAGCCTTTACCATGCTGCAAGTGCCAATCATACCCTAGAAGATAGAATTGCGGGATATTTCTTTATGTCACAGGGCTACTTAAAACAAGAGGAGAATCTTCACTTCGGAATGGACCCTAAAGTCTTCAAAGATATGTCACTGGATACTTTGCAACTCTTGGGATTGAGAACTAGTGAGCCGTATTGTGGCCACATAGATTACAAAAGTCCAGGACATCTTGCGAACCCTAGCTTGTTTAAAAACgaagttgaaaaaggatATTACGGTGAGACAATCAAGATTAATtatgatgataaaaaatgaaaagtgTCATTTCTACCACTAATAAATGCGTCGTTTCTATATA contains:
- a CDS encoding phytanoyl-CoA dioxygenase family protein: MNTKSLHFYEPFEIDGQRYIKMTEREDLGVYEPGLTQDAFTAKDKYDYKGIIENLEKYGLCVVPNFIKPSKCDQILEELGPHFYRHDAWQGSPFPKETTVVTRAVLHSPTVLKDVVSDRLFCDMANHFLNEQNYFMTGNVIRKCSSGIQLNSGIVYKVGAGAGDQGYHREDHIHHTIHQACDHFQYGKETLLGVGVAFTDMNKANGATRVIIGSHLWGPHDSCGRFDKRMEFHVNARKGDAVLFLGSLYHAASANHTLEDRIAGYFFMSQGYLKQEENLHFGMDPKVFKDMSLDTLQLLGLRTSEPYCGHIDYKSPGHLANPSLFKNEVEKGYYGETIKINYDDKK